In one window of Henckelia pumila isolate YLH828 chromosome 1, ASM3356847v2, whole genome shotgun sequence DNA:
- the LOC140886445 gene encoding RNA-binding motif protein 25 isoform X2, translating to MLVGFRGIDDYVFSYSALMIDYLGKGWKASLETTEYPNSSTPFLLTLLKVDCSFAYVNQGAVRYPSPYAPMLRPGFPPRPLVGVVPALARPPVIGIRGPLTSPVVRQPVIPSVVVTEKPQTIVYVGKISSTVENDFMLSLLQLCGPVKSWKRVQDPTNGTLKGFGFCEFEFAEGVLRAMRLLNKLNVDGQELMLKVNQATSVYLEHYVKKKTESSKTIQGSETEVFGLGEPTASVSDKNEAVTSSNESVKPSSEEEKKDDGEKLNKENPEDANFGIVTDEDMEADREALEKLTSMLDERLKNKPLPPPPPPLQTAVDGPDNSNSEQPSGSRDGESETDVAKHDAEDKNEDEKTGESKLASDHDRAETGSPDRSRRQDKSRDRDRESRREKEKELERYEREREQERAKREKDREYKSREEERRYKVREKDWETREREREHWRKREREKEKEKSQERKWEIMDQERDSDDGYGKKRKYRTSDEERKRRQREKEEDVADRLREEEEIVESEMKAAEELLKKQQESQKIISAGPANGHENTILPNDASYLEDRSKAVVQTSDLLPSGGIYESEVVLPNGVNDETVTAATDERQAPTRKLGFGLSGSGKRAAIPSVFNADEDEDAHKEKKMRPLVPIDYSTEEQQAVKSSMSEGPSSNMVAATDVKRISTMHPKEEKVGTEKEKGRRYHEKSSQRDRGRYEEETSSTREDSRKDHSDRERANKLKTLENQKLLDAKQLIDAIPKTKDELFSYEINWVIYEQNALHERMRPWISKKITDFLGEEEVTLVDYIVSSTQEHINASEMFERLQSILDDEAEMFVLKMWRMLIFEIKKVETGLATKPRT from the exons GTGCTGTTCGTTATCCTTCTCCTTATGCCCCAATGCTGCGTCCAGGATTTCCTCCAAGACCGCTGGTTGGTGTCGTGCCGGCTCTGGCACGCCCACCAGTCATTGGAATTCGTGGTCCATTAACTTCTCCTGTTGTTAGGCAACCTGTTATCCCAAGTGTTGTAGTAACTGAGAAGCCGCAGACAATTGTTTACGTTGGGAAGATATCATCAACTGTGGAAAATGATTTCATGCTTTCTCTGTTGCAA CTTTGTGGGCCTGTAAAGAGTTGGAAACGGGTGCAAGATCCTACTAATGGTACTCTGAAGGGTTTTGGATTTTGCGAGTTTGAGTTTGCTGAAGGAGTTCTTCGTGCAATGCGGCTTCTCAATAAATTGAATGTCGATGGACAGGAGTTAATG TTAAAAGTTAATCAAGCAACCTCTGTTTATCTTGAACATTACGTTAAGAAAAAAACTGAAAGCTCAAAGACTATCCAAGGATCCGAAACTGAAGTATTTGGGTTAGGGGAACCGACTGCGTCAGTGTCTGATAAAAACGAAGCAGTGACGTCCTCCAATGAGTCTGTGAAGCCTTCTTCAGAGGAAGAGAAAAAGGATGACGGTGAGAAATTGAATAAGGAAAATCCTGAAGATGCCAATTTTGGCATTGTAACTGATGAAGACATGGAAGCAGACCGTGAGGCTCTCGAAAAGCTTACTAGCATGCTAGATGAGAGGTTGAAGAACAAACCTCTGCCACCCCCACCCCCACCTCTACAAACAGCTGTTGATGGTCCTGACAACTCAAACTCAGAACAGCCCTCTGGGTCAAGGGATGGAGAATCAGAAACGGATGTGGCAAAGCATG ATGCTGAAGACAAAAATGAAGACGAGAAGACTGGTGAAAGTAAGCTCGCGAGTGATCATGACAGGGCTGAAACTGGTTCTCCTGATAGGAGTAGAAGGCAAGATAAGAGCAGAGACCGAGACCGTGAATCACGGCGAGAAAAGGAAAAGGAACTTGAAAGATATGAGAGGGAGCGAGAACAAGAACGAGCTAAGAGGGAGAAAGATAGAGAATATAAGAGCAGGGAAGAAGAACGCAGGTACAAAGTGCGTGAAAAAGATTGGGAAACTAGGGAAAGAGAGAGGGAGCATTGGCGGAAGAGAGAGCGAGAAAAAGAGAAAGAGAAGTCTCAAGAAAGGAAGTGGGAAATAATGGACCAAGAGCGTGATAGTGATGATGGTTATGGAAAAAAGAGGAAATACAGGACTAGCGATGAAGAGAGGAAACGAAGACAAAGGGAGAAGGAAGAGGACGTGGCTGATAGATTGAGAGAGGAAGAAGAGATTGTAGAATCTGAAATGAAGGCTGCGGAAGAACTGCTAAAGAAACAGCAGGAGTCTCAGAAAATTATATCTGCTGGACCAGCTAATGGGCATGAGAATACTATTTTACCCAATGATGCATCATATCTTGAAGATCGGAGTAAAGCAGTTGTTCAGACCTCTGATCTCCTACCAAGCGGCGGAATATATGAAa GTGAAGTGGTTTTACCGAATGGCGTCAATGATGAAACTGTTACTGCTGCAACAGATGAGCGACAGGCACCTACCAGGAAGTTGGGTTTTGGCCTTTCAGGGTCTGGAAAACGAGCTGCAATCCCTTCTGTATTTAATGCGGATGAGGATGAGGATGCACACAAGGAAAAGAAGATGAGGCCACTGGTCCCGATTGATTACTCAACTGAGGAACAGCAAGCAGTTAAGTCTTCCATGTCGGAAGGCCCATCTTCCAATATGGTTGCAGCAACAGATGTAAAGCGTATTTCAACTATGCATCCTAAAGAAGAGAAAGTTGgaacagaaaaagaaaaaggCAGGCGTTATCATGAGAAATCTAGCCAGCGTGATCGTGGTAGATACGAAGAAGAGACTAGTAGCACGCGTGAAGATAGTAGAAAGGATCATTCGGACAGGGAGAGAGCAAATAAGTTGAAGACACTGGAAAACCAAAAACTCTTGGATGCCAAGCAGTTGATCGACGCAATTCCAAAGACCAAAGATGAATTGTTCTCATATGAGATAAACTGGGTTATTTACGAACAG AACGCACTGCACGAGAGAATGAGACCCTGGATATCAAAGAAGATCACTGATTTTCTGGGAGAAGAAGAGGTTACACTTGTGGACTACATAGTTTCCAGCACTCAGGAACACATAAATGCTAGTGAGATGTTTGAACGGCTCCAATCTATTTTGGACGATGAAGCCGAAATGTTTGTGCTAAAGATGTGGAGAATGCTCATTTTTGAGATCAAGAAAGTAGAAACTGGCCTAGCAACAAAGCCCAGGACTTGA
- the LOC140886445 gene encoding RNA-binding motif protein 25 isoform X4 yields MVMSTILIHRTQGIGKIKHLTEVQTLLKVDCSFAYVNQGAVRYPSPYAPMLRPGFPPRPLVGVVPALARPPVIGIRGPLTSPVVRQPVIPSVVVTEKPQTIVYVGKISSTVENDFMLSLLQLCGPVKSWKRVQDPTNGTLKGFGFCEFEFAEGVLRAMRLLNKLNVDGQELMLKVNQATSVYLEHYVKKKTESSKTIQGSETEVFGLGEPTASVSDKNEAVTSSNESVKPSSEEEKKDDGEKLNKENPEDANFGIVTDEDMEADREALEKLTSMLDERLKNKPLPPPPPPLQTAVDGPDNSNSEQPSGSRDGESETDVAKHDAEDKNEDEKTGESKLASDHDRAETGSPDRSRRQDKSRDRDRESRREKEKELERYEREREQERAKREKDREYKSREEERRYKVREKDWETREREREHWRKREREKEKEKSQERKWEIMDQERDSDDGYGKKRKYRTSDEERKRRQREKEEDVADRLREEEEIVESEMKAAEELLKKQQESQKIISAGPANGHENTILPNDASYLEDRSKAVVQTSDLLPSGGIYESEVVLPNGVNDETVTAATDERQAPTRKLGFGLSGSGKRAAIPSVFNADEDEDAHKEKKMRPLVPIDYSTEEQQAVKSSMSEGPSSNMVAATDVKRISTMHPKEEKVGTEKEKGRRYHEKSSQRDRGRYEEETSSTREDSRKDHSDRERANKLKTLENQKLLDAKQLIDAIPKTKDELFSYEINWVIYEQNALHERMRPWISKKITDFLGEEEVTLVDYIVSSTQEHINASEMFERLQSILDDEAEMFVLKMWRMLIFEIKKVETGLATKPRT; encoded by the exons GTGCTGTTCGTTATCCTTCTCCTTATGCCCCAATGCTGCGTCCAGGATTTCCTCCAAGACCGCTGGTTGGTGTCGTGCCGGCTCTGGCACGCCCACCAGTCATTGGAATTCGTGGTCCATTAACTTCTCCTGTTGTTAGGCAACCTGTTATCCCAAGTGTTGTAGTAACTGAGAAGCCGCAGACAATTGTTTACGTTGGGAAGATATCATCAACTGTGGAAAATGATTTCATGCTTTCTCTGTTGCAA CTTTGTGGGCCTGTAAAGAGTTGGAAACGGGTGCAAGATCCTACTAATGGTACTCTGAAGGGTTTTGGATTTTGCGAGTTTGAGTTTGCTGAAGGAGTTCTTCGTGCAATGCGGCTTCTCAATAAATTGAATGTCGATGGACAGGAGTTAATG TTAAAAGTTAATCAAGCAACCTCTGTTTATCTTGAACATTACGTTAAGAAAAAAACTGAAAGCTCAAAGACTATCCAAGGATCCGAAACTGAAGTATTTGGGTTAGGGGAACCGACTGCGTCAGTGTCTGATAAAAACGAAGCAGTGACGTCCTCCAATGAGTCTGTGAAGCCTTCTTCAGAGGAAGAGAAAAAGGATGACGGTGAGAAATTGAATAAGGAAAATCCTGAAGATGCCAATTTTGGCATTGTAACTGATGAAGACATGGAAGCAGACCGTGAGGCTCTCGAAAAGCTTACTAGCATGCTAGATGAGAGGTTGAAGAACAAACCTCTGCCACCCCCACCCCCACCTCTACAAACAGCTGTTGATGGTCCTGACAACTCAAACTCAGAACAGCCCTCTGGGTCAAGGGATGGAGAATCAGAAACGGATGTGGCAAAGCATG ATGCTGAAGACAAAAATGAAGACGAGAAGACTGGTGAAAGTAAGCTCGCGAGTGATCATGACAGGGCTGAAACTGGTTCTCCTGATAGGAGTAGAAGGCAAGATAAGAGCAGAGACCGAGACCGTGAATCACGGCGAGAAAAGGAAAAGGAACTTGAAAGATATGAGAGGGAGCGAGAACAAGAACGAGCTAAGAGGGAGAAAGATAGAGAATATAAGAGCAGGGAAGAAGAACGCAGGTACAAAGTGCGTGAAAAAGATTGGGAAACTAGGGAAAGAGAGAGGGAGCATTGGCGGAAGAGAGAGCGAGAAAAAGAGAAAGAGAAGTCTCAAGAAAGGAAGTGGGAAATAATGGACCAAGAGCGTGATAGTGATGATGGTTATGGAAAAAAGAGGAAATACAGGACTAGCGATGAAGAGAGGAAACGAAGACAAAGGGAGAAGGAAGAGGACGTGGCTGATAGATTGAGAGAGGAAGAAGAGATTGTAGAATCTGAAATGAAGGCTGCGGAAGAACTGCTAAAGAAACAGCAGGAGTCTCAGAAAATTATATCTGCTGGACCAGCTAATGGGCATGAGAATACTATTTTACCCAATGATGCATCATATCTTGAAGATCGGAGTAAAGCAGTTGTTCAGACCTCTGATCTCCTACCAAGCGGCGGAATATATGAAa GTGAAGTGGTTTTACCGAATGGCGTCAATGATGAAACTGTTACTGCTGCAACAGATGAGCGACAGGCACCTACCAGGAAGTTGGGTTTTGGCCTTTCAGGGTCTGGAAAACGAGCTGCAATCCCTTCTGTATTTAATGCGGATGAGGATGAGGATGCACACAAGGAAAAGAAGATGAGGCCACTGGTCCCGATTGATTACTCAACTGAGGAACAGCAAGCAGTTAAGTCTTCCATGTCGGAAGGCCCATCTTCCAATATGGTTGCAGCAACAGATGTAAAGCGTATTTCAACTATGCATCCTAAAGAAGAGAAAGTTGgaacagaaaaagaaaaaggCAGGCGTTATCATGAGAAATCTAGCCAGCGTGATCGTGGTAGATACGAAGAAGAGACTAGTAGCACGCGTGAAGATAGTAGAAAGGATCATTCGGACAGGGAGAGAGCAAATAAGTTGAAGACACTGGAAAACCAAAAACTCTTGGATGCCAAGCAGTTGATCGACGCAATTCCAAAGACCAAAGATGAATTGTTCTCATATGAGATAAACTGGGTTATTTACGAACAG AACGCACTGCACGAGAGAATGAGACCCTGGATATCAAAGAAGATCACTGATTTTCTGGGAGAAGAAGAGGTTACACTTGTGGACTACATAGTTTCCAGCACTCAGGAACACATAAATGCTAGTGAGATGTTTGAACGGCTCCAATCTATTTTGGACGATGAAGCCGAAATGTTTGTGCTAAAGATGTGGAGAATGCTCATTTTTGAGATCAAGAAAGTAGAAACTGGCCTAGCAACAAAGCCCAGGACTTGA
- the LOC140886445 gene encoding RNA-binding motif protein 25 isoform X5 produces MLRPGFPPRPLVGVVPALARPPVIGIRGPLTSPVVRQPVIPSVVVTEKPQTIVYVGKISSTVENDFMLSLLQLCGPVKSWKRVQDPTNGTLKGFGFCEFEFAEGVLRAMRLLNKLNVDGQELMLKVNQATSVYLEHYVKKKTESSKTIQGSETEVFGLGEPTASVSDKNEAVTSSNESVKPSSEEEKKDDGEKLNKENPEDANFGIVTDEDMEADREALEKLTSMLDERLKNKPLPPPPPPLQTAVDGPDNSNSEQPSGSRDGESETDVAKHDAEDKNEDEKTGESKLASDHDRAETGSPDRSRRQDKSRDRDRESRREKEKELERYEREREQERAKREKDREYKSREEERRYKVREKDWETREREREHWRKREREKEKEKSQERKWEIMDQERDSDDGYGKKRKYRTSDEERKRRQREKEEDVADRLREEEEIVESEMKAAEELLKKQQESQKIISAGPANGHENTILPNDASYLEDRSKAVVQTSDLLPSGGIYESEVVLPNGVNDETVTAATDERQAPTRKLGFGLSGSGKRAAIPSVFNADEDEDAHKEKKMRPLVPIDYSTEEQQAVKSSMSEGPSSNMVAATDVKRISTMHPKEEKVGTEKEKGRRYHEKSSQRDRGRYEEETSSTREDSRKDHSDRERANKLKTLENQKLLDAKQLIDAIPKTKDELFSYEINWVIYEQNALHERMRPWISKKITDFLGEEEVTLVDYIVSSTQEHINASEMFERLQSILDDEAEMFVLKMWRMLIFEIKKVETGLATKPRT; encoded by the exons ATGCTGCGTCCAGGATTTCCTCCAAGACCGCTGGTTGGTGTCGTGCCGGCTCTGGCACGCCCACCAGTCATTGGAATTCGTGGTCCATTAACTTCTCCTGTTGTTAGGCAACCTGTTATCCCAAGTGTTGTAGTAACTGAGAAGCCGCAGACAATTGTTTACGTTGGGAAGATATCATCAACTGTGGAAAATGATTTCATGCTTTCTCTGTTGCAA CTTTGTGGGCCTGTAAAGAGTTGGAAACGGGTGCAAGATCCTACTAATGGTACTCTGAAGGGTTTTGGATTTTGCGAGTTTGAGTTTGCTGAAGGAGTTCTTCGTGCAATGCGGCTTCTCAATAAATTGAATGTCGATGGACAGGAGTTAATG TTAAAAGTTAATCAAGCAACCTCTGTTTATCTTGAACATTACGTTAAGAAAAAAACTGAAAGCTCAAAGACTATCCAAGGATCCGAAACTGAAGTATTTGGGTTAGGGGAACCGACTGCGTCAGTGTCTGATAAAAACGAAGCAGTGACGTCCTCCAATGAGTCTGTGAAGCCTTCTTCAGAGGAAGAGAAAAAGGATGACGGTGAGAAATTGAATAAGGAAAATCCTGAAGATGCCAATTTTGGCATTGTAACTGATGAAGACATGGAAGCAGACCGTGAGGCTCTCGAAAAGCTTACTAGCATGCTAGATGAGAGGTTGAAGAACAAACCTCTGCCACCCCCACCCCCACCTCTACAAACAGCTGTTGATGGTCCTGACAACTCAAACTCAGAACAGCCCTCTGGGTCAAGGGATGGAGAATCAGAAACGGATGTGGCAAAGCATG ATGCTGAAGACAAAAATGAAGACGAGAAGACTGGTGAAAGTAAGCTCGCGAGTGATCATGACAGGGCTGAAACTGGTTCTCCTGATAGGAGTAGAAGGCAAGATAAGAGCAGAGACCGAGACCGTGAATCACGGCGAGAAAAGGAAAAGGAACTTGAAAGATATGAGAGGGAGCGAGAACAAGAACGAGCTAAGAGGGAGAAAGATAGAGAATATAAGAGCAGGGAAGAAGAACGCAGGTACAAAGTGCGTGAAAAAGATTGGGAAACTAGGGAAAGAGAGAGGGAGCATTGGCGGAAGAGAGAGCGAGAAAAAGAGAAAGAGAAGTCTCAAGAAAGGAAGTGGGAAATAATGGACCAAGAGCGTGATAGTGATGATGGTTATGGAAAAAAGAGGAAATACAGGACTAGCGATGAAGAGAGGAAACGAAGACAAAGGGAGAAGGAAGAGGACGTGGCTGATAGATTGAGAGAGGAAGAAGAGATTGTAGAATCTGAAATGAAGGCTGCGGAAGAACTGCTAAAGAAACAGCAGGAGTCTCAGAAAATTATATCTGCTGGACCAGCTAATGGGCATGAGAATACTATTTTACCCAATGATGCATCATATCTTGAAGATCGGAGTAAAGCAGTTGTTCAGACCTCTGATCTCCTACCAAGCGGCGGAATATATGAAa GTGAAGTGGTTTTACCGAATGGCGTCAATGATGAAACTGTTACTGCTGCAACAGATGAGCGACAGGCACCTACCAGGAAGTTGGGTTTTGGCCTTTCAGGGTCTGGAAAACGAGCTGCAATCCCTTCTGTATTTAATGCGGATGAGGATGAGGATGCACACAAGGAAAAGAAGATGAGGCCACTGGTCCCGATTGATTACTCAACTGAGGAACAGCAAGCAGTTAAGTCTTCCATGTCGGAAGGCCCATCTTCCAATATGGTTGCAGCAACAGATGTAAAGCGTATTTCAACTATGCATCCTAAAGAAGAGAAAGTTGgaacagaaaaagaaaaaggCAGGCGTTATCATGAGAAATCTAGCCAGCGTGATCGTGGTAGATACGAAGAAGAGACTAGTAGCACGCGTGAAGATAGTAGAAAGGATCATTCGGACAGGGAGAGAGCAAATAAGTTGAAGACACTGGAAAACCAAAAACTCTTGGATGCCAAGCAGTTGATCGACGCAATTCCAAAGACCAAAGATGAATTGTTCTCATATGAGATAAACTGGGTTATTTACGAACAG AACGCACTGCACGAGAGAATGAGACCCTGGATATCAAAGAAGATCACTGATTTTCTGGGAGAAGAAGAGGTTACACTTGTGGACTACATAGTTTCCAGCACTCAGGAACACATAAATGCTAGTGAGATGTTTGAACGGCTCCAATCTATTTTGGACGATGAAGCCGAAATGTTTGTGCTAAAGATGTGGAGAATGCTCATTTTTGAGATCAAGAAAGTAGAAACTGGCCTAGCAACAAAGCCCAGGACTTGA
- the LOC140886445 gene encoding RNA-binding motif protein 25 isoform X3 — MIDYLGKGWKASLETTEYPNSSTPFLLTLLKVDCSFAYVNQGAVRYPSPYAPMLRPGFPPRPLVGVVPALARPPVIGIRGPLTSPVVRQPVIPSVVVTEKPQTIVYVGKISSTVENDFMLSLLQLCGPVKSWKRVQDPTNGTLKGFGFCEFEFAEGVLRAMRLLNKLNVDGQELMLKVNQATSVYLEHYVKKKTESSKTIQGSETEVFGLGEPTASVSDKNEAVTSSNESVKPSSEEEKKDDGEKLNKENPEDANFGIVTDEDMEADREALEKLTSMLDERLKNKPLPPPPPPLQTAVDGPDNSNSEQPSGSRDGESETDVAKHDAEDKNEDEKTGESKLASDHDRAETGSPDRSRRQDKSRDRDRESRREKEKELERYEREREQERAKREKDREYKSREEERRYKVREKDWETREREREHWRKREREKEKEKSQERKWEIMDQERDSDDGYGKKRKYRTSDEERKRRQREKEEDVADRLREEEEIVESEMKAAEELLKKQQESQKIISAGPANGHENTILPNDASYLEDRSKAVVQTSDLLPSGGIYESEVVLPNGVNDETVTAATDERQAPTRKLGFGLSGSGKRAAIPSVFNADEDEDAHKEKKMRPLVPIDYSTEEQQAVKSSMSEGPSSNMVAATDVKRISTMHPKEEKVGTEKEKGRRYHEKSSQRDRGRYEEETSSTREDSRKDHSDRERANKLKTLENQKLLDAKQLIDAIPKTKDELFSYEINWVIYEQNALHERMRPWISKKITDFLGEEEVTLVDYIVSSTQEHINASEMFERLQSILDDEAEMFVLKMWRMLIFEIKKVETGLATKPRT; from the exons GTGCTGTTCGTTATCCTTCTCCTTATGCCCCAATGCTGCGTCCAGGATTTCCTCCAAGACCGCTGGTTGGTGTCGTGCCGGCTCTGGCACGCCCACCAGTCATTGGAATTCGTGGTCCATTAACTTCTCCTGTTGTTAGGCAACCTGTTATCCCAAGTGTTGTAGTAACTGAGAAGCCGCAGACAATTGTTTACGTTGGGAAGATATCATCAACTGTGGAAAATGATTTCATGCTTTCTCTGTTGCAA CTTTGTGGGCCTGTAAAGAGTTGGAAACGGGTGCAAGATCCTACTAATGGTACTCTGAAGGGTTTTGGATTTTGCGAGTTTGAGTTTGCTGAAGGAGTTCTTCGTGCAATGCGGCTTCTCAATAAATTGAATGTCGATGGACAGGAGTTAATG TTAAAAGTTAATCAAGCAACCTCTGTTTATCTTGAACATTACGTTAAGAAAAAAACTGAAAGCTCAAAGACTATCCAAGGATCCGAAACTGAAGTATTTGGGTTAGGGGAACCGACTGCGTCAGTGTCTGATAAAAACGAAGCAGTGACGTCCTCCAATGAGTCTGTGAAGCCTTCTTCAGAGGAAGAGAAAAAGGATGACGGTGAGAAATTGAATAAGGAAAATCCTGAAGATGCCAATTTTGGCATTGTAACTGATGAAGACATGGAAGCAGACCGTGAGGCTCTCGAAAAGCTTACTAGCATGCTAGATGAGAGGTTGAAGAACAAACCTCTGCCACCCCCACCCCCACCTCTACAAACAGCTGTTGATGGTCCTGACAACTCAAACTCAGAACAGCCCTCTGGGTCAAGGGATGGAGAATCAGAAACGGATGTGGCAAAGCATG ATGCTGAAGACAAAAATGAAGACGAGAAGACTGGTGAAAGTAAGCTCGCGAGTGATCATGACAGGGCTGAAACTGGTTCTCCTGATAGGAGTAGAAGGCAAGATAAGAGCAGAGACCGAGACCGTGAATCACGGCGAGAAAAGGAAAAGGAACTTGAAAGATATGAGAGGGAGCGAGAACAAGAACGAGCTAAGAGGGAGAAAGATAGAGAATATAAGAGCAGGGAAGAAGAACGCAGGTACAAAGTGCGTGAAAAAGATTGGGAAACTAGGGAAAGAGAGAGGGAGCATTGGCGGAAGAGAGAGCGAGAAAAAGAGAAAGAGAAGTCTCAAGAAAGGAAGTGGGAAATAATGGACCAAGAGCGTGATAGTGATGATGGTTATGGAAAAAAGAGGAAATACAGGACTAGCGATGAAGAGAGGAAACGAAGACAAAGGGAGAAGGAAGAGGACGTGGCTGATAGATTGAGAGAGGAAGAAGAGATTGTAGAATCTGAAATGAAGGCTGCGGAAGAACTGCTAAAGAAACAGCAGGAGTCTCAGAAAATTATATCTGCTGGACCAGCTAATGGGCATGAGAATACTATTTTACCCAATGATGCATCATATCTTGAAGATCGGAGTAAAGCAGTTGTTCAGACCTCTGATCTCCTACCAAGCGGCGGAATATATGAAa GTGAAGTGGTTTTACCGAATGGCGTCAATGATGAAACTGTTACTGCTGCAACAGATGAGCGACAGGCACCTACCAGGAAGTTGGGTTTTGGCCTTTCAGGGTCTGGAAAACGAGCTGCAATCCCTTCTGTATTTAATGCGGATGAGGATGAGGATGCACACAAGGAAAAGAAGATGAGGCCACTGGTCCCGATTGATTACTCAACTGAGGAACAGCAAGCAGTTAAGTCTTCCATGTCGGAAGGCCCATCTTCCAATATGGTTGCAGCAACAGATGTAAAGCGTATTTCAACTATGCATCCTAAAGAAGAGAAAGTTGgaacagaaaaagaaaaaggCAGGCGTTATCATGAGAAATCTAGCCAGCGTGATCGTGGTAGATACGAAGAAGAGACTAGTAGCACGCGTGAAGATAGTAGAAAGGATCATTCGGACAGGGAGAGAGCAAATAAGTTGAAGACACTGGAAAACCAAAAACTCTTGGATGCCAAGCAGTTGATCGACGCAATTCCAAAGACCAAAGATGAATTGTTCTCATATGAGATAAACTGGGTTATTTACGAACAG AACGCACTGCACGAGAGAATGAGACCCTGGATATCAAAGAAGATCACTGATTTTCTGGGAGAAGAAGAGGTTACACTTGTGGACTACATAGTTTCCAGCACTCAGGAACACATAAATGCTAGTGAGATGTTTGAACGGCTCCAATCTATTTTGGACGATGAAGCCGAAATGTTTGTGCTAAAGATGTGGAGAATGCTCATTTTTGAGATCAAGAAAGTAGAAACTGGCCTAGCAACAAAGCCCAGGACTTGA